ctccaacagcaaGATCGACGGTACCACCAACTGGTCTGCTAGCTGCAACAATTACCACTACTGGGGTCTCTACTTCGCCGGCTCCAACgatctcgtcaccttcaagaacaactaCGTTTACCGCATTTCCGGCCGTGGCCCCAAGGTCTCTGGCAACACTCTCCTCCACGCcgtcaacaacttcttccacGATGTCCCTGACCACGCTTTCGAGATCGACTCTGGCTCCGTCCTCGCTGAGGGTAACATCTTCCAGAACGTCAAGTACCCCGTCGATTCCAAGGGTTACCAGGGCCAGCTCTTCGGTGTTCCCACCTCTGGCTCTCCTTGTGCTGCTTCTCTTGGCCGCAACTGTCAGCTCAACGGCTTCGGCAGCTCTGGTACTCTCGGTGGCACCAACACTGGCTTcctcagcaacttcaagggcaagaccATTGCTAGTGCTTCTGACTACAACAGCGCCAAGAACGTCATGACCTCCGCTGGCTTCGGCATGGCCTAAACTAAACAAAACGCCTTGTTTGAGATGAGGCGTTGATATAATATCACATCTGGCAGCATGTCACTTCTTTGTACATAGTATCTTTGCATATCTTATCTGGCCATACATATTAGGCCTCTGTCAATATCAGTAACAtatcttgacttgatcacGCTGTACCCTGAGCTGAAAGTTATTGTGATAGAATGGCAATAGTGAGGAAAGACTACATCCAGATGTTAACACCTTACAATGACGAGTCCATAATAAAATCCATCATATTCCCAATGCTCATAACTCAATGACGCGCCAAAAACaatcaaccttcttgaaagTGTAAAACACCAAACAATGCAAGCCCTCAAATCAAGGGCTCATCGGATGTACTATGTGTATGATGTAGTGTGTGTTCGTCCAGTATTAACAGTCCATGTAAATGCACATTCTCCCCATGCAACTACTCAACCCCTTTCTCACCAACGAGCAACTCATGCTGGGAATGCCATACCCTTCGTCGATCTACCAATTGTCTTGTAGCTCTGGTATTTACCATCAGCTCCCATGACGTCGAATCGCTCCATGCCCATAGCATCATCCGTAAATCCACTGAAGTAATAGCCAATGACGACAACCAAGTAGGTCAACATAAGAATGCTGCCCTTGAAGTAGTTACTCTTTCCCTCACCGTACATGTAGCTCAGCAAGAATACGCACAGAATGACAGTGACAAGATCCCACTgggggaagagaagcgagaaaGTATACAGCGCCGGGTCACCACCCTCTGGGACACCTGGCCAGAAGGCCGAGTAGAAGACGAGCGCAGGGATTTGGAGCAGACACACTTGCAGAGCGTAAGCCGAACCAATCTCCATAGAGAGTGCAATGTTTCCGTTCATAGCGAAGGAGATGGCGTTCTAGGGTTGATTAGCAATTTTCCGTCAAATAAGGTGAACAAAACTACTTACCAAAAACTCAGTAGTGTTGGGAACAAGGGCAAACAAGGTGATACCAAGGAACTTTTGATCAATCGAGAAGCTTTCCAAAACAACATCCACAGTATCAACCAAAATTTCAGCGATAATTGCATACAGAACAGTTGCtccaagaaggatgatggaaCTCTTGGCACGACTCCAGTTGGGCGCGTCGTGACCGCCATGTGCTTGGTGAGCTTCAGTAGCAGGGCCCTCAGTCTCGGCATGCGTGTGGGTGTGTTGACGGCTCGCAGAAGGACGAGCGCCGGGAGCATGAGTGGGGGGTACAGTTGATGGCTTTCGTGACATGCGTTCGCGGGAGGCAATTGTCGCAGCCGCGGCAGCAATCTCAGTCACCTCGCGTTGGAGAATCTTGTTGTCGGCATCGCTCAGGCCAGGGACATGAAGAGCAGAGCGAGATTGGTCACCGCCGCTGGATTTAGGAGGCACAACATGGGGTGTCGAAGCTGAGCCATTGGCAGGGGCGGTCTGTCCGGTTATAGAGCTCTGACGAGAAAGGTCTTCTGTATAGCCAGACTGCTTAAGAGACTGTCCCAGAATACGCTTGTAAAGTTGAGTATCGCGAACATCAGCACTACTGGTCTCGGCGGTGTTTTGAGAGTGAGTATGAGGATGGCTGTGAACTTGAGAAGTGCGAAGGCTGGATGAATGCATATGTTCTTCAtgtcgcttctcctcgacctctGCGTTCCAGATGACGGCAGCGTGAGTTCGAAGAGTGAACCATAGACCAATCAAgtatgagaagaacaacatggCTGCTGCCATGTAACAGTAAGGTCGAACAGCCTCCAAGTAGAACCTGTCACTGAGTGAAGGAGCTTGGCTGAAGTAGCAGCGACGACAGTCTCTATTTTCGCCGGTGTTGTAGTCCTCGCAGTCCATGCAGTTGAGCTCATGGGTGCCGTAGATTTGGTAGAACAGAGTAGGACCAAAGGCGCCAACGATAGCGAACAGCAACATGGTTGATGTCACACCGGCAGACCTGGCGTTGAAGCGCTGTGTCTTTCGCTTAATAGCACCGAAGCACATGGAAATGCCCGGCAAGAACAGGATACCTGCGAAAATGCTTCCCACAATACTTCCCTCAACGAGTTGTCCCTTGCCTTGAGTAAGAGCAACACAGTAGAGGaagacttcaacaacagTTGCGAAAAAAGCGTTGATGGCGGCACCCACACCCATCGAAGACTGAGCCGAGATCGATGCAACAGCTTGTCCGATGAAGTAAGCCAGAGGGATGATAGACAGGAGTCCAGcacagaagaggaaggcTGGAGATGTAATGAATCCTTCAACATGGAAGATGCCCTCAAGGACAATCCAATCCGCGATAAcaaagacgacgacaaccatgaggttgatgaggaagataTTGGTACCATCAACAGTATACTTCCAGTATCGAGTTCCTACAGCACGGTATGTGCAGAGGAGGACTGAAGAGCTCgggccatcatcttcacgGATATATCTAATATCGGTctcaaaagacaaagccAGGGGATGACGTCGGAGGTGGTCAAACAGCAAGAATGTAGCCTTGCCCATGGGGATCCAGAAAACCAAGAACCAACAAATACCGGATACAAGGAGAAGCGAAGGCGAGATGAGACAgtagaagaagatgaaaaagATGACACGACCAATATTCCACTGGCCACGTCCAAAAAGTCGTCTCTTGACTCGGGGAGGAAGCTCAGAGGATTCACCACGTCGGCCACGTCCAAGCAAGCTCTCTGTCTCGCTGGGCTCAGAATCAatacttcttctcgaacGTCCGACAATTGAGCGATTGCGATCAGGTCCAAAGAACAATCGGCCGTATTCTAGGTCTCCGCTTTGCCATTGCTCGTATTCAGAAATGCTGCgtccttcatcttggtccTCGTCCATATAGGTCTCGTCCTTTTCCAGGCGGACAAACTTACCAAAGGGGTAGAACAGATATCCTGCGAGACCCCATAGTACTCTTCCGTACTCTCTCCCACTAGGAGCAGCAGAAAAGAGCAGGCATACGATGGCCCCAATAGCTGCAAACGAAGCCAACCACCAACCAAACAGAAGGGTCCAGAGCAGATTGAAAGCTAGAAGCCAGCTGCTCACTCTTCCACCAGGCGCTGAATGAATGTCTGCCTGTGCAAACTTCTGAATTGACCGATCCTTCTTGTACAATGCTGGCTTCCATACACGAATACCGAAGGGGTGAGTCTGGTTGATGGCTTGCTGTCTGTCCTTGAGGGTGAAGCTCTCGGCTTCACTGACGTCGCTATCTGAGTCGTCCTGGCCCTCGACTGGTGtagtctcttcttcatctccttgtGCTTCAGCAGGGCTCTCGGTCGATTCGCCATTATCATCGTTGGTgtcttcattttcttcatcttcgttcGTGCGCGATTGAACTCGAGAGAGTTGGGTCGAGAGCTGTGGTCGTCGACGATATGATTGTTGACGTTCGGCGGCATCGGCCTCTACCTCATGtacatcgtcatcggccGAGAAAACACCGCCGCGATAAGGCGTGTTCGAGGATGGGCGTCGAGGCATTGGTGGCTTTCGTAGTCGAGTGGCAGATCGCATTCGCTCCGGGCCTCTTGCAGGACGTGAAGATTGGGTAGCGCGAGCCGAGCTGCGCTCTTGGGACGTCTCTTTTGATCGTTGAGCTGAACCTGAAGCAGCTGGACCGCTTATCGAGCCTGGGAATATTTAAAATTAACCCCGGTCTCTCGCCAAGAAAAGGCATAGATCATGGAACCTACCATAACCCTCCGGTCTCCGCCGCACAGTGTCAGTGGACTGGAAGCTTTCTGACAAGCCCTCTGCTTCGCGAAGAACGGCAGATTCGGCCTGGGCAAGCGGATGACGCGTATCCGACGGAGATGCATTGCCAGACGAGTCGCCAAGTTGATGCCCAGTCGTCGAGCTCTCCCGTCTCGAGGGATCCATAGTGGAACAGTGGTACTGCAATCAACAGTCGAGTAATAGGCGACTTTTATCACAAGAAACTATTGTTTGATGCAAAAAGGTgaacaaacaagagaagGCAATAAATAAGACACAAGCTCACAGATGCGACCAGACGTAAGCTGTACTTATCTCTATACTCGAGAAAAAAGAGGGAATGCCGAGCATGCCAATGTCACGATGCAGCGCCGAGAAAGTCGTACAGACGATGCGACGCGATGATCAAAACGGCCCAAGCAACCAAGAATCGCGATGAGACGAAGGATTGGGCAGCGGGACAGGCTCCTCGGACTGGACTGTGCTCAGTTGGGATTGAAATTTGAGATGAGCGACCAAAACTGAGACGAGCTGGAatttgtttcttttctggACAAGGTCAaaagagagagggagagggagagttgATGAGGGAAAAGAGATGGACGGAGTCTCCGAGCAAGCAACCAAGTAAGTATCTGGTAAAGTGATGTTACTCGAGCTGCAACGAGCTTTCCAAGAAAGCGCA
This genomic interval from Fusarium verticillioides 7600 chromosome 1, whole genome shotgun sequence contains the following:
- a CDS encoding Ca2+:H+ antiporter, whose product is MDPSRRESSTTGHQLGDSSGNASPSDTRHPLAQAESAVLREAEGLSESFQSTDTVRRRPEGYGSISGPAASGSAQRSKETSQERSSARATQSSRPARGPERMRSATRLRKPPMPRRPSSNTPYRGGVFSADDDVHEVEADAAERQQSYRRRPQLSTQLSRVQSRTNEDEENEDTNDDNGESTESPAEAQGDEEETTPVEGQDDSDSDVSEAESFTLKDRQQAINQTHPFGIRVWKPALYKKDRSIQKFAQADIHSAPGGRVSSWLLAFNLLWTLLFGWWLASFAAIGAIVCLLFSAAPSGREYGRVLWGLAGYLFYPFGKFVRLEKDETYMDEDQDEGRSISEYEQWQSGDLEYGRLFFGPDRNRSIVGRSRRSIDSEPSETESLLGRGRRGESSELPPRVKRRLFGRGQWNIGRVIFFIFFYCLISPSLLLVSGICWFLVFWIPMGKATFLLFDHLRRHPLALSFETDIRYIREDDGPSSSVLLCTYRAVGTRYWKYTVDGTNIFLINLMVVVVFVIADWIVLEGIFHVEGFITSPAFLFCAGLLSIIPLAYFIGQAVASISAQSSMGVGAAINAFFATVVEVFLYCVALTQGKGQLVEGSIVGSIFAGILFLPGISMCFGAIKRKTQRFNARSAGVTSTMLLFAIVGAFGPTLFYQIYGTHELNCMDCEDYNTGENRDCRRCYFSQAPSLSDRFYLEAVRPYCYMAAAMLFFSYLIGLWFTLRTHAAVIWNAEVEEKRHEEHMHSSSLRTSQVHSHPHTHSQNTAETSSADVRDTQLYKRILGQSLKQSGYTEDLSRQSSITGQTAPANGSASTPHVVPPKSSGGDQSRSALHVPGLSDADNKILQREVTEIAAAAATIASRERMSRKPSTVPPTHAPGARPSASRQHTHTHAETEGPATEAHQAHGGHDAPNWSRAKSSIILLGATVLYAIIAEILVDTVDVVLESFSIDQKFLGITLFALVPNTTEFLNAISFAMNGNIALSMEIGSAYALQVCLLQIPALVFYSAFWPGVPEGGDPALYTFSLLFPQWDLVTVILCVFLLSYMYGEGKSNYFKGSILMLTYLVVVIGYYFSGFTDDAMGMERFDVMGADGKYQSYKTIGRSTKGMAFPA